GATTTTTGGCGGTTTTGGCTTTGTAGATACCGTAGTTCGAGGCATTACAGACAACCAAATCCTTCAGGCGCTGTTATTTTTTGGAATCATTTTGATCGGAAGCGATTTTCTGGGTACGCCCTTTTCCTATTATCAGACCTTTGTCATCGAAGAGAAATTCGGTTTCAACAAAACCACAAAAAAAACATTCCTATTGGACAAGGTAAAAAGTTGGCTGATGACCATCGTAGTCGGCGGAATACTATTGTCCTTGGTTATCTGGTTTTTTCAGTTTGCCGGGAAAAGCTTTTGGCTGTACACGTGGGCGTTAATTGCTCTATTCACCTTGTTCATGAATTTGTTTTACAGTAAATTAATTGTTCCACTGTTCAACAAACAGGAACCGCTTGAGGCAGGTACATTGAAGCAAAAAATAGAGGCTTACGCGAGCAAGGTAGGCTTTGAATTAAACAATATTTTCGTCATCAACGGATCCAAAAGATCCACTAAGGCGAATGCCTATTTTTCGGGATTTGGAAAGGAAAAAAGGGTTACCCTCTATGACACATTGATCAATGATTTGGAAGAGGATGAGATCGTTGCCGTTCTGGCCCATGAAATTGGTCATTACAAGAAAAACCATATCATCTTCAATTTGGTTACTTCGGTATTGCTAATGGGCTTTATGTTGTTCATCCTTTCCTTGTTCATAAACAATCCCAGTATTTCCTTGGCCGTTGGTGTTGACCAACCTAGTTTCCATGCAGCATTGATAGGTTTTGGAATTCTATATAGCCCCATTTCTGAACTTACGGGTCTTTTAATGAATTACTTTTCAAGAAAATTCGAATATCAAGCAGATGATTTTGCAAAAAACACCTTCGCCGCACCTCCCTTGATATCATCCCTAAAGAAACTTTCAAAAAATAGCCTGAGCAACCTGACACCCCACCCTACCTACGTTTTTGTCCATTATTCACATCCACCTTTGGTGGAAAGAATTAGAAACTTAAAGGCATAATTTTTGTTGTCTAACAGCTAGGATTGTGCTAATTTTAATCAAGTATGACACAGGCTGCAATAGAACAAGAGAACAAACTGATTGCCCAAGAGTATAAGGAGCTTTTACGCATTAGTTACCAAACTTTATCGGACGATGATAAAAAACTAATACGAAGTGCCTTTGAGGTTGCCGTGGACGCCCATAAAGACCAACGCAGAAAATCTGGGGAGGCATATGTATTCCACCCAATTGCCGTGGCTAAAATTGTAGCCTCGGAAATTGGCTTGGATGCGGTAAGTATTGCTTCCGCCCTTTTACATGATGTTGTGGAGGATACGGTATACACTTTGGACGATATCGATCGTATGTTTGGCGAAACCGTGGCCCGTATCGTAGATGGCCTTACTAAAATATCCCATTTAAAAAAGGATATGAACATCTCGCAACAGGCGGAGAACTTTAGGAAGATGCTTTTGACCCTGAACGATGATGTAAGGGTCATTATAATCAAGATCGCCGATCGTTACCACAATATGCTTACCATGGATTCCATGCCGGAGCACAAGCAAGTGAAGATTGCCTCTGAAACTTTGTATATCTATGCTCCGCTGGCCCATAGAATTGGACTATATAATATAAAAACGGAACTTGAGGATTTAAGCTTAAAATATACCGAACCGGAAGTCTACAATGACATCAAAAGTAAGATCGAGGAGAGCAAGGAAGAACAGCAAGCCTACATAGATGCCTTTTCCAATACAATAGATAACTCGCTGAAAC
Above is a window of Maribacter algicola DNA encoding:
- a CDS encoding M48 family metallopeptidase, encoding MDHTLVFYCILIILLGDFVLTTILNHLNAKKYKDAIPPDIRDVYNTEEYKKSQEYKLVNYRFGIVTSVFSLTLIVGFLIFGGFGFVDTVVRGITDNQILQALLFFGIILIGSDFLGTPFSYYQTFVIEEKFGFNKTTKKTFLLDKVKSWLMTIVVGGILLSLVIWFFQFAGKSFWLYTWALIALFTLFMNLFYSKLIVPLFNKQEPLEAGTLKQKIEAYASKVGFELNNIFVINGSKRSTKANAYFSGFGKEKRVTLYDTLINDLEEDEIVAVLAHEIGHYKKNHIIFNLVTSVLLMGFMLFILSLFINNPSISLAVGVDQPSFHAALIGFGILYSPISELTGLLMNYFSRKFEYQADDFAKNTFAAPPLISSLKKLSKNSLSNLTPHPTYVFVHYSHPPLVERIRNLKA